From Mucilaginibacter rubeus, a single genomic window includes:
- a CDS encoding N-acetylneuraminate synthase family protein, with amino-acid sequence MNEILKQKAAGIKLLLTDNDGVLTDAGVYYNHDGELLKKFSMRDGMGVERLRKFAGVETGIITGENSPSLIKRAEKLHITELHLGIKDKATTFKEICSRLGLQPNEVAFIGDDYNDLEVMKLAGLTASPADALPHVKAQVDFVSSLNGGGGCFREFAEMIIEAKSDKYLSGTRNGSITLQNGRVIGKGQPSYIIAEIGINHNGSLEICKKLIDEAVAAKADAVKFQKRTPEICVPRDQWEIMRDTPWGRITYIDYKRKTEFGIAEYATIDQYCKKVGIDWFVSAWDAPSVDFMEQFDTILYKLASASLTDFALIQRILETGKPLMLSTGMSTMKEIETTMDYINAFDENYPLFIAHSTSAYPCPPQELNLKMIQTLENKYPGIPIGYSGHETGLATTVGAVAMGATFVERHFTLDRAMWGSDHAASVEPQGLQRLVRDIRDVETAAGDGEKRVYESELAPMKRLRVNISDEYKEKPSVK; translated from the coding sequence ATGAACGAGATTTTGAAACAAAAGGCGGCAGGCATTAAATTATTGCTTACCGACAACGATGGGGTTTTAACAGATGCCGGAGTATACTACAATCATGACGGCGAGCTTTTAAAGAAATTCAGCATGCGCGATGGTATGGGGGTTGAACGCCTTCGCAAATTTGCTGGTGTAGAAACAGGCATTATCACCGGCGAAAACTCGCCATCATTAATTAAAAGAGCCGAAAAATTACACATCACCGAACTGCATTTAGGTATAAAAGATAAAGCAACTACCTTTAAAGAAATCTGCAGCCGTTTAGGTCTGCAACCTAACGAAGTTGCTTTTATAGGTGATGATTATAACGACCTGGAGGTGATGAAACTGGCCGGCCTTACTGCATCTCCTGCCGATGCTTTACCACATGTTAAAGCGCAGGTTGATTTTGTAAGCTCATTAAATGGCGGTGGTGGCTGTTTCCGTGAATTTGCCGAGATGATCATCGAAGCTAAAAGCGACAAATACCTATCAGGTACAAGAAATGGCAGCATCACTTTGCAAAATGGCCGTGTAATTGGCAAAGGCCAGCCAAGCTATATCATTGCCGAAATTGGCATTAACCACAATGGTTCGCTTGAAATTTGCAAAAAATTAATTGATGAGGCTGTGGCTGCTAAAGCCGATGCCGTTAAATTTCAAAAACGCACACCGGAAATCTGTGTACCACGCGATCAGTGGGAAATTATGCGCGATACCCCATGGGGCCGTATAACGTACATCGACTACAAACGCAAAACCGAATTTGGTATAGCCGAATATGCAACCATCGACCAATACTGCAAAAAAGTAGGTATCGATTGGTTTGTATCTGCCTGGGACGCACCATCTGTTGATTTTATGGAGCAATTTGATACTATCCTGTACAAACTGGCATCTGCATCATTAACCGACTTCGCTTTAATCCAGCGAATTCTGGAAACTGGTAAACCGCTAATGCTTTCAACCGGTATGTCGACCATGAAAGAAATCGAAACAACTATGGATTATATCAACGCGTTTGACGAAAATTATCCGTTATTTATCGCTCATTCAACTTCGGCTTATCCATGCCCTCCGCAAGAGCTTAACCTGAAAATGATCCAGACCCTGGAAAACAAATATCCGGGCATCCCTATCGGTTATTCGGGCCATGAAACAGGTCTGGCAACTACGGTAGGTGCTGTGGCTATGGGCGCAACCTTTGTTGAGCGTCACTTTACGCTTGACCGTGCCATGTGGGGCTCTGACCACGCCGCTTCTGTTGAGCCACAAGGGTTACAACGCCTGGTACGTGATATCAGAGATGTAGAAACAGCGGCAGGTGATGGTGAAAAACGTGTTTATGAATCAGAACTTGCGCCAATGAAGCGTTTAAGGGTAAACATCAGCGACGAATACAAAGAGAAACCAAGCGTTAAATAA
- a CDS encoding SDR family oxidoreductase encodes MDLFSLKGKTAVVTGALGLIGRKHCEALVAAGANVIAADINAEETRTFAAQLGDNHLGLGVDVTSKESLIDALNAALDKYDSVDVLVNNAAINDKFENPAMAKELSAFENYPLEAFQQSLNVNITGVFLCSQVFGTHMALQHSGSIINIASTYGMVGPDQSIYRDAHGQQTFYKSAAYPVTKGAIINFTRFLAAYWGHTGVRVNTLSPGGVEAGQTEDFIGNYSAKTLLGRMAKASDYQGALIFLASEASAYMTGANLVVDGGWTAI; translated from the coding sequence ATGGATCTGTTTTCATTAAAAGGCAAAACCGCCGTGGTAACCGGCGCGCTGGGGCTTATCGGGCGTAAACACTGCGAGGCCCTTGTGGCGGCAGGTGCAAACGTAATAGCAGCCGATATAAACGCCGAAGAAACCAGAACATTTGCTGCACAACTGGGCGATAACCATTTAGGCTTGGGCGTTGACGTAACCAGCAAAGAATCACTGATTGACGCGCTAAACGCGGCACTTGATAAATATGATTCGGTTGATGTACTGGTGAATAACGCTGCCATTAACGATAAGTTCGAGAACCCGGCCATGGCCAAGGAGCTATCTGCGTTTGAAAACTATCCATTGGAGGCTTTCCAGCAATCGCTTAATGTAAATATTACCGGGGTGTTTTTATGCTCGCAGGTATTTGGCACGCACATGGCTTTGCAACACAGCGGCAGTATCATCAACATAGCATCAACCTATGGTATGGTTGGCCCTGATCAAAGTATTTACCGCGATGCGCACGGGCAGCAAACTTTTTACAAGTCGGCAGCCTATCCGGTTACTAAAGGTGCTATCATCAATTTTACGCGTTTCTTGGCAGCCTATTGGGGACATACCGGCGTTAGGGTAAATACCCTTTCTCCTGGCGGCGTTGAAGCCGGGCAAACCGAAGATTTTATAGGGAACTATTCAGCAAAAACTTTATTGGGCCGCATGGCCAAAGCGTCAGACTATCAGGGCGCGCTTATATTCCTGGCCAGTGAGGCATCGGCTTATATGACCGGCGCTAACCTGGTTGTAGACGGAGGGTGGACAGCTATTTAA
- a CDS encoding aminotransferase class III-fold pyridoxal phosphate-dependent enzyme: MANKIELNNNYPNITESDKLYERALKVQKPVTQTLAKGPGQFTKGVAPKYLVKGKGSHVWDVDGNEFIDLNSAIGPISLGYAYPAVDEAIRQQLNDGITFSLMHPLEVELSELVQQVVPNAEAVKISKTGADVCSAAIRVARAFTGRDKVFCCGYHGWHDWYIGITSRNSGVPEAIQDLTYTFEYNDIESVKAALDETVAALILEPFIFEAPKPGYLQELSEVCKANGTLLIFDEMWTGFRVAVGGAQEYFNVKADLAVFSKACANGMPIALLTGRADVMELFNSEVFSYTTFGGEALSLAACIATINELRDKKVPQYLDEHGALLKDGYNSLAIELGVDKYTRCIGFNCRSMVTFTPDAGNGLEVKTFMQQEMIKRGILWAGFHNMCYSHTTEDIDYILTAYRDVLPLLKAAIESGNIKDQLKGEVLEAVFRKVSNYNIKPKSIA; the protein is encoded by the coding sequence ATGGCTAATAAAATTGAGCTAAACAACAATTATCCGAACATCACCGAATCGGATAAATTATACGAACGTGCTTTAAAAGTTCAGAAACCGGTTACCCAAACCCTGGCTAAAGGCCCGGGACAATTTACCAAGGGTGTAGCGCCAAAATACCTTGTAAAAGGTAAAGGATCGCACGTATGGGACGTTGACGGCAACGAATTCATCGATTTAAACTCTGCTATCGGCCCAATTTCTTTGGGTTACGCCTACCCTGCTGTTGACGAAGCTATCCGCCAGCAACTGAATGATGGTATCACTTTTTCATTGATGCACCCGCTGGAGGTTGAGCTTTCCGAGCTGGTACAACAGGTTGTGCCTAATGCCGAAGCAGTAAAAATTTCTAAAACAGGCGCTGATGTTTGTTCTGCCGCTATTCGTGTAGCCCGTGCATTCACCGGCCGCGATAAGGTATTTTGCTGTGGTTACCATGGCTGGCATGATTGGTACATTGGTATTACCAGCCGTAACTCTGGTGTTCCTGAAGCTATCCAGGACCTCACCTATACTTTTGAATATAACGATATAGAATCGGTAAAAGCCGCTTTAGATGAAACCGTTGCCGCCCTGATACTGGAGCCCTTCATTTTTGAAGCACCAAAACCCGGTTACCTTCAGGAGCTTTCCGAAGTATGTAAAGCTAACGGCACCCTGCTCATTTTTGATGAAATGTGGACAGGTTTCCGCGTGGCAGTGGGCGGCGCACAGGAGTACTTTAATGTTAAAGCGGATCTGGCCGTATTCTCAAAAGCATGTGCCAACGGTATGCCGATAGCATTGTTAACCGGTCGTGCCGACGTAATGGAGCTTTTCAACTCCGAAGTATTCAGCTATACCACGTTTGGCGGCGAAGCTCTATCATTAGCGGCTTGCATTGCTACCATCAATGAGCTTCGCGATAAAAAGGTACCGCAATACCTTGATGAGCATGGTGCTTTATTGAAAGATGGTTACAACAGCCTTGCCATTGAATTAGGCGTTGATAAATACACCCGCTGTATTGGCTTTAACTGCCGTAGCATGGTAACCTTTACTCCCGATGCCGGTAACGGACTTGAAGTAAAAACTTTCATGCAGCAGGAAATGATAAAACGCGGCATACTTTGGGCAGGTTTCCACAACATGTGCTATAGCCACACCACTGAGGATATCGACTACATCCTTACTGCTTACCGTGATGTATTGCCATTGCTGAAAGCGGCTATCGAAAGCGGTAATATCAAAGATCAACTAAAAGGTGAAGTGTTAGAGGCCGTTTTCCGTAAGGTGAGCAATTACAACATCAAACCTAAAAGCATAGCCTAA
- a CDS encoding transketolase family protein yields MSYEELLTQTALANEQVIVMTAENRALVRNLPGILGKRFIDTGITEQTMIGAAAGLALRGRTPVVHALAAFLTMRAFEFVRTDVGIANLPVKLSSFIPGFLSDGNGPTHQAIEDISIMRGIPNVTVFAPADEDDLVKMLPQIWESKSPAYTRINTRKTTYIHEPFTPGKAEVISEGSDVTILTYGLLFEQALIAVEMLKSEGLSVGLINMRSLKPVDEQAILKASAQSKLVVTLEDHFLTGGLYTIVAEVLLKHRTTANVLPMALNEKWFRPALLPSVLEHEGFTGKQIAEKILGYQTAHNQPQILTPEFSE; encoded by the coding sequence ATGAGTTACGAAGAACTTTTAACCCAAACAGCCCTTGCCAATGAGCAGGTGATTGTAATGACCGCCGAAAACCGCGCATTGGTACGCAACCTGCCCGGCATATTAGGCAAACGTTTTATTGATACAGGTATTACTGAGCAAACCATGATTGGCGCGGCAGCCGGTCTGGCATTGCGTGGCCGTACACCCGTTGTACACGCGCTCGCCGCCTTTTTAACCATGCGCGCGTTTGAGTTTGTACGTACCGATGTTGGCATAGCCAATTTACCGGTTAAGCTAAGCTCATTCATCCCCGGCTTTTTATCGGATGGTAACGGGCCAACTCACCAGGCTATTGAAGATATCTCGATTATGAGGGGCATCCCTAATGTAACCGTATTTGCACCGGCCGATGAAGACGACCTGGTAAAAATGCTGCCCCAGATCTGGGAAAGCAAAAGCCCGGCGTACACCCGCATCAACACGCGCAAAACCACTTATATACACGAGCCTTTTACTCCGGGCAAGGCCGAAGTGATATCAGAGGGCAGCGACGTAACCATCTTAACCTATGGTTTGCTGTTTGAGCAGGCGCTGATAGCCGTTGAAATGCTGAAAAGCGAAGGCCTTTCTGTTGGCTTGATCAACATGCGCAGCCTGAAACCTGTTGATGAGCAGGCTATACTCAAAGCATCGGCACAAAGCAAGCTGGTAGTTACACTTGAGGACCATTTTTTAACAGGCGGTCTTTACACCATTGTGGCCGAGGTTTTATTAAAACACCGCACAACGGCCAATGTATTGCCTATGGCATTGAACGAAAAATGGTTCAGGCCGGCACTGCTTCCTTCTGTATTAGAGCATGAAGGTTTTACAGGCAAACAGATTGCCGAAAAAATACTGGGCTACCAAACTGCCCACAACCAACCACAAATTTTAACACCTGAATTTTCAGAATAA
- a CDS encoding transketolase: MITVENNNYQELTDTALKVREHIIRMSTDGGCFTGASLSAVDLIVYLYNRFLNINKDNLNNPERDYLFLSKGHDVPALYGTFAELGLLEKERLKNHLLLNDHIYWHPNTKIPGIEFHSGSLGHLPSVAIGVAMDLKISGSTNKVICILGDGELNEGTCWEAMLVANAYKLDNLLFVVDRNHFQANMRTEDLIPLEPLADKFEAFGAAVKRIDGHSFAELDQAFGAFPFQAGKLNVIIADTVRGKGLPSIQERADRWFCNFNADEIEQLLLELHGQHNTTLTSETLVVR, translated from the coding sequence ATGATAACAGTGGAGAACAACAATTACCAGGAATTAACAGACACCGCTCTGAAAGTGCGGGAGCATATCATCCGCATGTCTACCGACGGCGGGTGTTTTACAGGCGCATCATTATCAGCGGTAGACCTGATCGTTTATTTATACAATCGTTTTTTAAATATTAACAAGGATAACCTTAACAATCCGGAGCGTGATTACCTTTTCCTTTCCAAAGGTCATGACGTGCCTGCCTTGTACGGCACCTTCGCCGAGTTAGGCTTGTTAGAGAAAGAGCGTTTAAAAAATCACCTTTTACTTAACGATCATATTTACTGGCACCCCAACACCAAAATTCCGGGCATCGAATTCCATTCAGGTTCATTAGGCCATTTGCCTTCGGTAGCTATTGGTGTCGCTATGGATTTGAAGATCAGCGGCAGTACAAACAAAGTGATTTGTATTTTGGGTGATGGCGAGCTTAACGAAGGCACCTGCTGGGAAGCCATGCTGGTAGCCAATGCTTATAAACTGGATAACCTGCTGTTTGTGGTTGACCGTAACCACTTCCAGGCCAATATGCGTACAGAAGACCTGATCCCGCTGGAGCCGCTTGCCGATAAGTTTGAGGCTTTTGGCGCGGCAGTTAAAAGAATAGACGGGCACAGTTTTGCCGAGCTTGATCAAGCCTTCGGCGCCTTCCCTTTCCAGGCCGGAAAACTCAATGTAATTATTGCCGATACCGTGCGTGGTAAAGGCCTGCCAAGCATACAGGAACGCGCCGACAGGTGGTTCTGCAATTTCAATGCAGACGAGATTGAACAGCTTTTATTAGAGCTGCATGGCCAGCACAATACAACATTAACATCAGAAACTTTAGTGGTGCGATAA
- a CDS encoding cytidylyltransferase domain-containing protein gives MKNKILIVVQARMASSRLPGKVMLPILGKSLLARMIERLKMIRHEAEIIIATSETPDDDIIISEAINIGIPYYRGSLNNLLDRHYQAAKLHHADIVLKIPSDCPLIDPLIIDHVLDYFFANQNDFDFVSNLHPATYPDGNDVEIMTIACLTKAWENANRELELEHTTPYIWENPQLFRIGNVSWPTGLDYSMSHRFTIDYAEDYYFIERVFRELYADNNQFSCDDILNLLNQKPEIYNINAQYAGVNWYRHHVDELKTITSAQTKQAPTKNLQEL, from the coding sequence GTGAAAAACAAGATCCTTATAGTAGTACAGGCCCGCATGGCATCAAGCCGGCTGCCGGGTAAGGTAATGCTGCCTATATTAGGCAAAAGCCTGCTTGCCAGGATGATTGAACGGCTTAAAATGATCCGTCATGAAGCCGAAATTATCATAGCCACATCCGAAACACCGGACGATGATATTATCATCAGTGAAGCCATCAACATCGGTATTCCTTATTACCGGGGCAGCCTGAATAACCTGCTCGACAGGCACTACCAGGCCGCGAAACTTCATCATGCCGATATCGTATTAAAAATCCCCTCTGATTGCCCGCTAATTGATCCTCTTATTATTGATCATGTGCTGGACTATTTTTTTGCCAACCAGAACGATTTTGATTTTGTAAGTAACCTGCACCCGGCCACTTACCCCGACGGCAATGATGTGGAGATCATGACCATTGCTTGCCTCACCAAAGCCTGGGAAAACGCAAACCGTGAACTGGAACTGGAGCATACCACTCCTTATATATGGGAAAACCCACAATTATTCAGGATAGGCAACGTAAGCTGGCCTACGGGCTTGGATTATTCCATGTCGCACCGGTTCACTATTGATTATGCAGAGGACTATTATTTTATAGAACGTGTATTCAGGGAGTTGTATGCCGATAATAATCAATTCTCATGCGATGATATCCTTAACCTGCTTAATCAAAAGCCCGAGATCTACAATATAAACGCGCAATACGCGGGGGTAAACTGGTACAGGCATCATGTAGATGAATTGAAAACCATCACATCTGCCCAAACCAAACAGGCGCCCACAAAAAACTTACAGGAATTATAA